A section of the Acanthochromis polyacanthus isolate Apoly-LR-REF ecotype Palm Island chromosome 1, KAUST_Apoly_ChrSc, whole genome shotgun sequence genome encodes:
- the rad51ap1 gene encoding RAD51-associated protein 1 isoform X2, with protein MDRPTRKTKVVNYSEAKDFDDDEDFACVKAPPSKKAREDAKREEKKPLSKSSSQETNSQSTQSQKNRRPLDEKLYERDLEAAITLSLLNNADGIKDQCSSKGDVKVQLPVDENTDPASLHLSNCSVDGAVIGLDKITSDKGSPAPSKQRKTSSKGSEERRKNEEDEDEDYQPKLTPDSESDEDFSEPAESDDDEFTVKKIIKKKEKVTKKPPSVSKKEKPPSKSKPQAAASTPVRSPPAAKVAPKRPASSSSVSTSKPAVSLSPAGGRIPKWNPPAQTGKHPTTSKNPAVKSPGQGLRLGLSRLVRVKPLHPSVASH; from the exons ATGGACCGACCAACAAG GAAGACAAAGGTTGTAAATTACTCTGAAGCCAAGGACTTTGACGATG ATGAGGACTTTGCCTGTGTGAAGGCACCACCGAGCAAAAAGGCCAGGGAGGATGCCAAGCGCGAGGAAAAGAAACCACTGAGCAAGTCCTCGAGTCAGGAGACCAACTCACAATCCACTCAGAGCCAGAAGAACAG AAGGCCGCTGGATGAAAAGTTGTATGAAAGAGATCTGGAAGCAGCCATTACACTTTCCTTGCTCAACAATGCAGATGGAATAAAGGACCAGTGTTCCAGTAAAG GAGACGTCAAAGTTCAGCTCCCAGTAGATGAAAACACAGATCCAGCTTCTTTACACCTGTCCAACTGCAGTGTGGACGGAGCAGTTATTG gcTTAGATAAAATCACATCAGACAAAGGGTCACCAGCTCCATCCAAACAGAGAAAGACTTCCTCTAAAGGATCCGAGGAGCGGAGAAAGAAcgaggaagatgaggatgaggactATCAACCCAAACTGACACCAg ATTCAGAAAGCGATGAAGATTTCAGTGAACCGGCTGAGAGCGACGACGACGAGTTTACCGTaaagaaaatcattaaaaagaagGAGAAAGTAACGAAGAAACCCCCCTCTGTTTCTAAAAAGGAAAAGCCACCATCAAAGTCTAAACCACAGGCAGCAG CTTCCACCCCTGTCAGAAGTCCTCCAGCGGCCAAAGTTGCACCTAAAAgacctgcttcatcctcctccgtCTCCACATCGAAGCCTGCAGTCTCCCTGAGCCCAGCAGGGGGCAGAATACCCAAGTGGAACCCACCAG ctCAAACTGGAAAACATCCCACGACGTCCAAGAATCCAGCAGTGAAGTCTCCAGGTCAGGGTCTGAGACTGGGACTGTCTCGTCTTGTTCGAGTCAAACCTCTTCACCCCAGTGTTGCGAGTCACTGA
- the LOC110964701 gene encoding probable polypeptide N-acetylgalactosaminyltransferase 8, translating into MRSRWVKALLLVCVVASALLYLGSIKREVHTHGERLQRAHQNDSIRGQGMLQRMEKMETDINRLLNLMNKLEKREQDAEVKPEVKKERKVVRKLYPNSALFSKWGDELSEEEQKEAEGLFQRYGYNAFLSDRLPLNREIPDTRPPRCAEKKYPEVLPTVSVVLIYLDEALSVIKRAIRSIIDKTPQRLLQEIILVDDHSSNEDLMEKLDEYVNSIHEERTDLVKRVRHSQQLGLTQARLSGWKMAVGDVVAILDAHIEVHVQWAEPLLARIKEDRTVILTPVFDKVSFDDLTLNPYIPAADAFDWALWCMYESFRPEWYARKDDSQPGKSPSIMGILVADRKFFGEIGSLDGGMKIYGGENVELSIRVWLCGGSIEVIPCSKIAHIERASKPYLPDLSVMMKRNALRVAEVWLDEYKHNVNVAWNLPIENHGIDIGDVSERKKLRERLKCKPFQWYLDNVYPMLDPLDNLLGYGALINDLNLDLCVDQGPVPGNTPIIYSCHFYQPQHCFYRTDGQLYIGGIKSHKYNNNRCLVDLATGVYPGLYDCKTAQQKKFAMLWDFKQGGPIQNRETKRCLEIGIGEDGYYKLFVQKCSGQKWKIQNLIKNN; encoded by the exons ATGAGATCCCGCTGGGTTAAAGCTCTCCTCCTGGTCTGCGTCGTGGCTTCGGCCTTGTTGTATCTCGGCTCCATCAAGAGGGAGGTCCACACCCACGGCGAGAGACTCCAGAGGGCCCACCAGAACGACTCCATCAGGGGCCAGGGAATGCTCCAGAGGATGGAGAAGATGGAGACGGACATCAACAGGCTGC TAAATCTGATGAATAAGCTTGAAAAGAGGGAACAGGATGCTGAGGTGAAGCCGGAGGtgaagaaggagaggaaggtGGTGAGGAAGCTGTACCCGAACTCTGCTCTGTTCAGTAAGTGGGGCGACGAGCTGTCGGAGGAGGAGCAGAAGGAGGCCGAGGGGTTGTTTCAGAGGTACGGCTACAACGCCTTCCTCAGCGACAGGCTTCCCCTCAACAGAGAGATCCCCGACACCCGGCCGCCCAG ATGTGCTGAGAAAAAGTATCCAGAGGTTCTGCCCACCGTCAGCGTCGTGTTGATCTACCTGGATGAAGCTCTTTCCGTCATTAAAAGAGCCATCCGCAGCATCATCGACAAAACCCCACAGCGGCTGCTCCAAGAAATCATCCTGGTGGACGACCACAGCAGCAACG AGGATTTAATGGAGAAACTGGACGAATACGTCAACTCCATCCACGAGGAGCGTACAGACCTGGTGAAGAGAGTTCGACACTCTCAGCAGCTCGGCCTCACTCAGGCCCGGCTGTCGGGGTGGAAGATGGCGGTGGGAGACGTGGTGGCCATCTTGGACGCTCACATAGAAGTCCATGTTCAATG GGCAGAGCCGCTGTTAGCTCGGATTAAAGAGGATCGCACCGTGATCCTGACGCCGGTTTTCGACAAAGTCAGTTTTGATGACTTGACTCTGAATCCCTACATTCCTGCAGCCGACGCCTTCGACTGGGCTCTGTGGTGCATGTACGAGTCCTTCAGGCCCGAGTGGTACGCACGAAAGGACGACTCGCAGCCTGGCAA GAGCCCCTCCATCATGGGGATACTTGTAGCTGATCGCAAGTTCTTTGGAGAGATTGGAAGCCTTGATGGAGGGATGAAAATATACGGCGGTGAAAATGTGGAGCTCAGCATCCGG GTGTGGCTGTGTGGAGGAAGTATAGAAGTTATACCTTGCTCTAAAATAGCTCACATTGAACGAGCATCAAAGCCTTACCTCCCAGACCTGAGTGTCATGATGAAGCGTAACGCGCTGAGAGTGGCTGAGGTGTGGCTGGATGAATACAAACACAATGTCAACGTTGCCTGGAACCTTCCGATCGAG AATCACGGGATAGACATCGGGGATGTGTCGGAGAGGAAGAAGCTGAGGGAGAGGCTGAAGTGTAAACCTTTTCAGTGGTATCTTGATAATGTTTACCCCATGCTGGACCCGCTGGATAACCTGCTCGGTTATGGAGCT CTCATTAATGATCTGAACCTAGATCTCTGTGTGGACCAAGGCCCGGTGCCGGGGAACACACCTATCATATATTCATGCCACTTCTACCAGCCTCAG CACTGTTTTTATCGCACTGATGGACAACTCTACATCGGTGGGATCAAATCCCACAAGTACAACAACAACCGCTGTTTGGTGGACCTCGCGACTGGAGTCTACCCAGGACTGTACGACTGCAAGACAGCTCAGCAGAAGAAGTTTGCCATGCTGTGGGACTTTAAACAG GGAGGACCAATCCAGAACAGGGAAACTAAGAGATGTCTGGAAATTGGGATAGGTGAGGACGGTTATTACAAACTTTTTGTGCAGAAGTGCAGTGGTCAGAAGTGGAAGATacaaaatctaattaaaaacaACTGA
- the rad51ap1 gene encoding RAD51-associated protein 1 isoform X1 yields the protein MDRPTRKTKVVNYSEAKDFDDDEDFACVKAPPSKKAREDAKREEKKPLSKSSSQETNSQSTQSQKNRRPLDEKLYERDLEAAITLSLLNNADGIKDQCSSKVHPGDVKVQLPVDENTDPASLHLSNCSVDGAVIGLDKITSDKGSPAPSKQRKTSSKGSEERRKNEEDEDEDYQPKLTPDSESDEDFSEPAESDDDEFTVKKIIKKKEKVTKKPPSVSKKEKPPSKSKPQAAASTPVRSPPAAKVAPKRPASSSSVSTSKPAVSLSPAGGRIPKWNPPAQTGKHPTTSKNPAVKSPGQGLRLGLSRLVRVKPLHPSVASH from the exons ATGGACCGACCAACAAG GAAGACAAAGGTTGTAAATTACTCTGAAGCCAAGGACTTTGACGATG ATGAGGACTTTGCCTGTGTGAAGGCACCACCGAGCAAAAAGGCCAGGGAGGATGCCAAGCGCGAGGAAAAGAAACCACTGAGCAAGTCCTCGAGTCAGGAGACCAACTCACAATCCACTCAGAGCCAGAAGAACAG AAGGCCGCTGGATGAAAAGTTGTATGAAAGAGATCTGGAAGCAGCCATTACACTTTCCTTGCTCAACAATGCAGATGGAATAAAGGACCAGTGTTCCAGTAAAG TTCACCCAGGAGACGTCAAAGTTCAGCTCCCAGTAGATGAAAACACAGATCCAGCTTCTTTACACCTGTCCAACTGCAGTGTGGACGGAGCAGTTATTG gcTTAGATAAAATCACATCAGACAAAGGGTCACCAGCTCCATCCAAACAGAGAAAGACTTCCTCTAAAGGATCCGAGGAGCGGAGAAAGAAcgaggaagatgaggatgaggactATCAACCCAAACTGACACCAg ATTCAGAAAGCGATGAAGATTTCAGTGAACCGGCTGAGAGCGACGACGACGAGTTTACCGTaaagaaaatcattaaaaagaagGAGAAAGTAACGAAGAAACCCCCCTCTGTTTCTAAAAAGGAAAAGCCACCATCAAAGTCTAAACCACAGGCAGCAG CTTCCACCCCTGTCAGAAGTCCTCCAGCGGCCAAAGTTGCACCTAAAAgacctgcttcatcctcctccgtCTCCACATCGAAGCCTGCAGTCTCCCTGAGCCCAGCAGGGGGCAGAATACCCAAGTGGAACCCACCAG ctCAAACTGGAAAACATCCCACGACGTCCAAGAATCCAGCAGTGAAGTCTCCAGGTCAGGGTCTGAGACTGGGACTGTCTCGTCTTGTTCGAGTCAAACCTCTTCACCCCAGTGTTGCGAGTCACTGA